CGCAGTAAGCAAGGATTGTTGGCGTCAACTGTTCGGGTGTTGCCGCACGCCGTTTCGCGCTGCTACGGCATTTCAGCGAAACAGGCGCGGCGAAAGCAAAACGCCCTTGAAAAATATGAGGAGTAATCATGTCATCTTCGGCCATTTGGATGTTCGGGCTTGCCCTGGCCTATACGCTCTTGCTCATCGTCATGAGTCAGATAGCCAAAAAAAAGGCACAGGCGGGTGAAGATTTTTTTGTGGGCGGGCGAAAGTTCAGCCGCTGGACTGTGGCCTTCTGCATCACGGGTCTGTTTTCTGGCTCCACCTATATCGCCATTCTTGAACTGTCCTACCTCACGGGCATTTCTGCCCTTTGGTATGGCGTGGCTGAACTTACCCATGTGCTGATTATTGCACTGGTGCTCATCGGCCCCTTCCGCAAACGCATGATGGTCACGATTTCCGGCCTGATTGGCGACAAGTACGGCAGAGCCGCCAAGGGCATCGCCGGGGGCATCACGGCCATTACCTTTCCCATGTGGTCGGTGGCCACGGCGCTGGCCTTCGCCTCGTGCATCAACGCCATCACAGGCATGGACATGCTGCTCTCCGTAGTGCTCACGGCCGCACTCATGTATGTCTTTCTCAGCGCAGGCGGCATGTGGTCGGTGGCCATGACGCAGACCGCCAACTTCTTTGTTTTCATGATAATGTTCGCAGTGGCCATCTATGCCATTGCGGTCAATCCCGGCTTCGGCGCGGTGGCCGAACTGCTGACCCAGGACGCCAAGTACGGCAACCTTACCAGCGTTGGCCTGCAAACCATCCTGGCATGGTTCGGCACCTTCCTCATCAACGTGCTGCTGGCCCAGGCCGCTTTTCAGATGGCACTTTCGTGCAAGACCGCTGACGAGGGCCGCAAGGGTCTGCTTATCGCCAGTGGTTTCAACGTTATCTTCATAGCTATGGGCGTACTTGTGGGCGCAGCTGCGGCCATTGCCATGCCGGGCAACGCGCGCGGCCTCGTGGCCGTGCCCAAGTATCTTATGGAAACCCTGCCTGGCCCCATGGTTGGCCTGTTCACTCTGGGTATCTGGGCTTGCGCCCTGGGTTGGGGCGCCCCCTGCCAGTTCTCCGGCGCTACCAGCCTTGGACGTGATGTGGGCTCGGCCATCTGGCCTGATGCCGATGACGCCAAGCTTGTCAAGCTTACCCGCCTTTCACTGCTCGCCCTCACCTGCCTCATGATCCTGTTTGGCTACCTGCGCTCCGAACAGGCGGCATGGTGGAACATTTTCGCATGGACAGCCCGCAACGGCGCAACTTTCGCTCCGATGGTGGCAGCTCTTTTCTGGAGCGTGGCTACGCCGCGCGGCGCGCTGACCGCCCTTATCGCCGGCTGCGGCGCAGGTCTTGTATGGAACTGGCTCGGCGGATGGGCCGTAAGCAGCTTTTACCTCAAAATCCATCCTGTATGGGTGGCAATGGCTGCCAACATCATCGGCATGACCGCAGTATCCCTGGCAGAAAAGGGATGGGACTTCATCAGTCCCTCCGGCAGCATCAAAATACTGCGCAACATATCGGTATTGCTTGCCATTGCACTATGCGTAGCCCTCATGGCTGCCGGTACATGGTTCTACCAGACTGGCCTTTGGGGCATGACGGCCTTCCTGACTGTCCTCTGCGCCTGGGTCGCCCTTATTTTCAGTACAGAACGCAAAAAAACCACTACGATATAAGGATTTCTCATCATGCCCAAGATTCACGTGGAATGGAAAGGAAACATGACTTTTGAGGGAAAGGATTCCGACGGGCACAGCCTGATCATGGACGCTTCAGCCATTTACGGCGGCAGCAATCAGGGCGTGCGGCCGATGGAGATGCTGCTCATTTCTATGGCTGGTTGCACCGGAATTGAAGTGGGGCACGCCATGAACAAGATGCGCCTTGAGTACACGAGCTTCAACATAACCGCCGATGCCGTGCGCCGCGATGAAATCCCCCAGATCTTTACCGAAATCAACGTGGAATACACGGTTGAAGGCCAAGGCATCACCCTGGACAGGTTTGTGCGCGCTTTTGAGCTTGGTGCAGTGAAATACTGCTCTGTAGCCAGCATGCTCAAGGCGTCCAGCAAGATCAATTACAGCTTCATTCTTAACGGCCAGCGCCACGCCTACCCTCTGCCCGGAGGACTGGCCGGAGACGAGGCCGAAAGCTAGCACCAACAGGCCACTACACCGAAAAGGCGGTGACGCTTCGCCCGGCGGACTCCCGTCAGGCGGCAGTCAAGCCCCTGCCGCCATAAACATCCGCCAGGATGCAGGCTCCCGCCTTTCCGGACCCGCCGCCGCGCCTCTTGCAACAGGAAGCGCGGCGGCTTTTCACACCGGGCAACCATAAGGAGAAAATATGACTGACAACACCTTGCCTCAGGACCGTTCCTATACCAGCGAACACATCTGGCTGCTTGAAGACGACGATGGCTTCATCGTGGGAATTTCAGATTTTGCGCAGGCCCAGCTGCAAGAAGTGGTTTATGTGGACATGCCTGCTGTGGGCGACATGCTTGAGGCAGGAAAGGAGTTCGGTTCCGTGGAATCAATGAAATCGGTCAATGCCCTGTTTTCTCCGGTGTCAGGCAAAGTTGCAGCAACCAACGCCAGCCTTGAGGATCAGCCCGGGCTTGTGAACAGCGACTGTTACGGCCAAGGCTGGATTGTGCGCCTGCGCAAGACCGATGCTCCGCAGACTGCCCCCCTGCTCTCTGCCGAAGAATACCAGAAATTTCTGGGGTCGCTGGCTTAACCGTTGCGTCTGACGTCACGCGCAGCACGAGGTAACAACATGCGAAAACTGACTATCATCGGCAGCGGCCCCGGCGGGTATACGGCTGCATTCGCAGCGGCCAGAGCCGGGCACAGCGTAACACTTGTAGAAAGCGCGGCCGTGGGCGGCACATGCCTGCACACGGGCTGCATTCCCACCAAGACCTTCAAAAGCTCGGCCGACACGCTGGAAAAAATCCGCCACGCAGGCAGCCACGCCATCGCTGGCTGCTCCGGGGCCGCCATCGACATGCCCGCCCTGCTTGCACGCAAGAATAATGTTACCGGCCTGCTGGCGTCCGGACTGGAAAAAACGTGCGCCAGCCTTGGCATCACGCTGATGCGCGGACGAGGCAGGATAACAGATTGCCGGGAAGTGGTGGTGACCACACAGGAATGCTCCATGCCTGTAGCAAGCGACAACGTCATTATCGCCACGGGCTCACGCCCTCTGGACCTGCCTTCTTTGCCCGCAGATCATAAGTATATCCTGAACAGCGACGATGTACTGCAGCTGGAGCATGTGCCTGCGTCCGTCGTTATTGTCGGCGGCGGCGTCATCGGCTGCGAAATGGCTTGCATTTTCAGGTCATTCGGCGCAGCCGTCACCGTTATCGAGGGGCAGAGCCGTCTGCTGCCCATTCCGTCGGTTGATGCAGAAATGAGCAAGCTGCTGCTGCGGGAAATGAAAAAAACGGGGATTCGCGTCGAGCTCGGCAAAACCGTCAGTTCTGCCGTGACGGAACAGGGTGTTGTAAAACTGGTGACAGGTGCCGCGCGGCCGCAGGATGCCGGGCAGGTTGCTGCGGGCATGCTGGAAGCGGAGGCCGTCTTTGTCACTGTGGGACGGGAACCCAGAACCCAGGGGCTCGGCCTTGAAGATGCGGGCATAGCCATGACGCCAAGAGGCTGGATCGAGGTGGATGACTGCCTGCAAACATCCATGCCCGGCGTATATGCCATTGGCGACGTTCTTGGCCCTGAAAAAGTCATGCTGGCCCATATGGCCTCGGCCGAAGCCGAACATGTGGTGGCGCATCTGGATGCACCCGCGCCCTGCGATTACAGCGTCGTGCCTTCGGCCATCTTTACCACGCCGGAAATCGGCTGCGTGGGGCTTTCGGAAGAACAGGCGGCGGCCTGCGGTTTGCCAGTTCGCAGCACGCTGCTGCAGGTCAGGGAGCTGGGCAAGGCTCACGCCATGGGTGAAATTGCCGGAGTGTTCAAGCTGGTGACCCATGCTGAAAACAACACCATTTTGGGCGCACATCTTTGCGGCCCGCACGCCACTGACCTTGTGGCAGAAGCCGCCCTGGCCATCCGCACAGGTGCAACGGCTGATGCCGTGGCACACACCATTCACGCTCATCCGACACTGGCGGAAGGTTTTTACGAACTTTGCCACAAGGCCGCACGGCAGTAAGCCCAAAGAGCCGGCGGCCGGATTTCAGACGCGCATAAACAGTAGAATCCCCGTGGAAAACCACGGGGATTCTACTGTTTATCATGATGCTGCCGCAGCGGAACATACCCCGCCAGAATTCAGACGGCAGGATACTCAGGCAAAGTTATAGCCAGCTTCAAGAGCCTTTATGTTGGGGGGGATAAGCTTGGCGTAGTGGGCGCTTATCACGCGGTTAAGCGCCTCTTGCACCACGGCAAGCGGCAAACCGCCCGTGGCCTTGAGCCATGCGCCCAGAGCCACCATATTGGCCATTTTCACATTACCCAGGTCGTGCGCCATATCGTTGGCCGGGATGTAGACCGTGCGCAGGGCTGCGTCCAGAAGTCCCTTGTCCACCAGAGAAGCGTTGACCACCTGCACTCCGTCCTTGTGCAGGCGGGGCTGAAACTTGGTCAACGAGGGTTCGTTGAGAATAATGGTAGACAAAGGTTCACGCACCAGCGGCGACCCGATGGCGTGTTCATCCATCACAACGGTGCAGTTGGCCGTACCGCCGCGCATTTCTGCGCCGTACACGGGGATGAAGCTTACCTCAAGGCCGTGCTCCATGCCTGCCTGGGCCAGAAGGTTGCCTATCAGCATGACTCCCTGGCCGCCGAACCCGGCGATTATGACGTCCTGATACTTACTCACGGCCTGCCTCCCCGGCTTCCTGTCCCGCCGTTACGTCCTTGTACACACCCAGCGGAAACACAGGAATCATAGCCTCGGCAATGCGCTTGTTGGCGGCAATGGGGTCCAGATGCCAGTTGGTGGGGCAGCCGGAAAGCAGCTCGATGAAGCCGAAACCAAGCCCCTGCAACTGCACGTCAAAAGCTTTGCGCACAGCGCTTTTTGCGGCGCGCACGTTTTTGACGGAGTCCAGTGAGCAACGCGCGGAATAGGCTACGCCGTCCAGCTGGGCCATAATTTCGGCCATGCGGATGGGCCCGCCTTCATTGTTGATGTCGCGGCCCTGGCGTGTCGTAGTGGTTTTTTGCCCCAGCAGGGTGGTCGGGGCCATCTGCCCGCCCGTCATGCCGTACACCGTATTATTGATGAAAATGGTGGTGATTTTTTCACCACGGTTGGCGGCGTGCAGGGATTCGGCCATGCCGATGGCGGCCATGTCGCCGTCGCCCTGATAGGTAAACACCACAGATTCGGGCCGGGCGCGGCGCACGCCCGTAGCCACGGCGCAGGCGCGTCCGTGCGGGGCTTCAAGGCCGTCCACATTGAAATAGTCATAGGTAAAGGTGGCGCAGCCCACCGCAGCCACAAGAATGGTACGGTCTGCCACGCCCAGTTCGTGCAGCACCTCGCTCACCAGCCTGTGGGCGATGCCGTGGTGGCAGCCGGGGCAGTAGTGGGTATGGCGCTCGTTGAGCACGGGATTTACGTCAAAAACCAGAGTTTCGCCCTCTTGCGGCAGCCATTGGGCGTCTATTTGCTGAACTGACATGGCTATTTCTCCTTGAGGGCCTGTAGCATGGGATCACGCAAAGCGTCAGCCCCGATGAAAAGGCCGGGCATGATGCCGTGCCAGAGCACGGAAGAACCGGTTATGCCGGGCTGGGCAAAGAGTGCCAGCCGGACATCTTCCACCATCTGCCCCGTATTCTGTTCCATAACCAGAAAGCGGCGGCCAGGCGCAATGGCGCGCAGGGCCTCTTCAGGAAAAGGAAAGAGCGTGATGGGACGGAACAGGCCTATCTTGTGCCCTTCGGCCCGCAACTGGCGTATGGCACTGCGGGCGATGCGGCCAATGGAGCCAAAGGCCACCACCACAAGTTCGGCGTCTTCAACGTCCACGCATTCCCAGGCGCATTCGGCTTTCATAGCCTCATGTTTCGCCATAAGCATACGGTTACGTTCGGCCAGCGCGCCTTCAGCCAGGTACACAGACTTGAGCAGACGCGGAGACGCTCCTGCGCCACGCTTGCCAAAGCCTTCGAGCCTCCAGTCCTTGCTCATGGCCGCCAGAGCTTCCGGCGATACAGCGTCAGCCGGGGCCACGCGCCGCACGGGTTCCTTTATCTGGCCCACAATGGCGTCGCCAAGCACCATGACCGGGTTGGCGTACTTGAAGGCCAGGGCAAAGGCGCGAAACATGAAGTCATAGCATTCCTGCGCCGTGGCCGGAGCCAGCGTCAGATTGCGGTGGTCGCCGTGACCGCCGCCCTTGACTGCCTGAAAATAGTCGCCCTGCGAAGGGCCAATATCGCCAAGGCCCGGGCCGCCTCGCTGCATGTTGACCATAACGCCGGGGATATGGCTGCCCGCCATGTAAGAAATGCCTTCCTGCATGAGGGATATGCCGCAGCTTGAAGAAGACGTGAGCGCCGGTATGCCGCAGGCAGCAGCGCCCAGCAGCATGTTCACCGCCGCCACTTCGCTTTCGGCCTGCACAAACTGGCCGCCGTTTTCCGGCAGCAGCGAGGAGAGCACTTCGGGAATTTCGTTCTGCGGCGTGATGGGGTAGCCGAAATAACAGCGGCAACCTGCGTCCACAGCGCCAAAGGCCACGGCTTCGTTGCCTTTTATGAGAATACGTTCAGAGGAGTTTTGGCCCTGACTCATGCCTCGCCTCCCTTCTTGTTTGGACCTTTGAACACGCGAATGGCCACATCGGGGCACATAATAGCACAGGATGCGCAACCAATGCACCGCCCGTCCATTTCCATAACCTCGTAACCCTGACGATTAAAACGGCCGGAAGGCCGCAGAATATGCACGGGGCAGGCTTCCACACACAGGCGGCAGCCTTTGCAGCGTTCTTCCAGAAAAACGACTCGTGACATGTATGCTCCTTGAGGTGCCTTGCCCGCTGCGGGGGGAGGGAAACGGACAGTCTGGCGACAGGCCCGTTCCGCGAAGCTTTGCCGTCAAAGCCTCGTCAATGCCCTGTCATGCCCCGGCGGGACAACCCCGTGAGGCAAGACGGCCACAGGCCGCCGCCGTTCCGGCATGCCGGAAAAGCGGACAACCAGCGGCAAAGGGCGTCAGCGGATCAGCATGGCATCCCCATATGAAAAAAATCTGTAACCCTGGGCGACGGCCTCTGCGTAGGCATCAAGCATGCGCTTGCGGCCCACAAAGGCTGATACCAGCATGAGCAGTGAAGATTCCGGCAGATGGAAGTTGGTCACCAAACCATCAACCACACGGAACGGCCTGCCGGGATAAAGAAAAATATCTGTCCAGCCCGTGTACGCCTGCACGCGGCCACACAGTTCCGCTACGCCCTCAAGAGCGCGTAAACTGGTGGT
The Desulfovibrio intestinalis DNA segment above includes these coding regions:
- a CDS encoding sodium:solute symporter family protein, producing MSSSAIWMFGLALAYTLLLIVMSQIAKKKAQAGEDFFVGGRKFSRWTVAFCITGLFSGSTYIAILELSYLTGISALWYGVAELTHVLIIALVLIGPFRKRMMVTISGLIGDKYGRAAKGIAGGITAITFPMWSVATALAFASCINAITGMDMLLSVVLTAALMYVFLSAGGMWSVAMTQTANFFVFMIMFAVAIYAIAVNPGFGAVAELLTQDAKYGNLTSVGLQTILAWFGTFLINVLLAQAAFQMALSCKTADEGRKGLLIASGFNVIFIAMGVLVGAAAAIAMPGNARGLVAVPKYLMETLPGPMVGLFTLGIWACALGWGAPCQFSGATSLGRDVGSAIWPDADDAKLVKLTRLSLLALTCLMILFGYLRSEQAAWWNIFAWTARNGATFAPMVAALFWSVATPRGALTALIAGCGAGLVWNWLGGWAVSSFYLKIHPVWVAMAANIIGMTAVSLAEKGWDFISPSGSIKILRNISVLLAIALCVALMAAGTWFYQTGLWGMTAFLTVLCAWVALIFSTERKKTTTI
- a CDS encoding OsmC family protein → MPKIHVEWKGNMTFEGKDSDGHSLIMDASAIYGGSNQGVRPMEMLLISMAGCTGIEVGHAMNKMRLEYTSFNITADAVRRDEIPQIFTEINVEYTVEGQGITLDRFVRAFELGAVKYCSVASMLKASSKINYSFILNGQRHAYPLPGGLAGDEAES
- the gcvH gene encoding glycine cleavage system protein GcvH; its protein translation is MTDNTLPQDRSYTSEHIWLLEDDDGFIVGISDFAQAQLQEVVYVDMPAVGDMLEAGKEFGSVESMKSVNALFSPVSGKVAATNASLEDQPGLVNSDCYGQGWIVRLRKTDAPQTAPLLSAEEYQKFLGSLA
- the lpdA gene encoding dihydrolipoyl dehydrogenase, with translation MRKLTIIGSGPGGYTAAFAAARAGHSVTLVESAAVGGTCLHTGCIPTKTFKSSADTLEKIRHAGSHAIAGCSGAAIDMPALLARKNNVTGLLASGLEKTCASLGITLMRGRGRITDCREVVVTTQECSMPVASDNVIIATGSRPLDLPSLPADHKYILNSDDVLQLEHVPASVVIVGGGVIGCEMACIFRSFGAAVTVIEGQSRLLPIPSVDAEMSKLLLREMKKTGIRVELGKTVSSAVTEQGVVKLVTGAARPQDAGQVAAGMLEAEAVFVTVGREPRTQGLGLEDAGIAMTPRGWIEVDDCLQTSMPGVYAIGDVLGPEKVMLAHMASAEAEHVVAHLDAPAPCDYSVVPSAIFTTPEIGCVGLSEEQAAACGLPVRSTLLQVRELGKAHAMGEIAGVFKLVTHAENNTILGAHLCGPHATDLVAEAALAIRTGATADAVAHTIHAHPTLAEGFYELCHKAARQ
- a CDS encoding 2-oxoacid:acceptor oxidoreductase family protein, producing the protein MSKYQDVIIAGFGGQGVMLIGNLLAQAGMEHGLEVSFIPVYGAEMRGGTANCTVVMDEHAIGSPLVREPLSTIILNEPSLTKFQPRLHKDGVQVVNASLVDKGLLDAALRTVYIPANDMAHDLGNVKMANMVALGAWLKATGGLPLAVVQEALNRVISAHYAKLIPPNIKALEAGYNFA
- a CDS encoding thiamine pyrophosphate-dependent enzyme; the encoded protein is MSVQQIDAQWLPQEGETLVFDVNPVLNERHTHYCPGCHHGIAHRLVSEVLHELGVADRTILVAAVGCATFTYDYFNVDGLEAPHGRACAVATGVRRARPESVVFTYQGDGDMAAIGMAESLHAANRGEKITTIFINNTVYGMTGGQMAPTTLLGQKTTTTRQGRDINNEGGPIRMAEIMAQLDGVAYSARCSLDSVKNVRAAKSAVRKAFDVQLQGLGFGFIELLSGCPTNWHLDPIAANKRIAEAMIPVFPLGVYKDVTAGQEAGEAGRE
- the vorB gene encoding 3-methyl-2-oxobutanoate dehydrogenase subunit VorB → MSQGQNSSERILIKGNEAVAFGAVDAGCRCYFGYPITPQNEIPEVLSSLLPENGGQFVQAESEVAAVNMLLGAAACGIPALTSSSSCGISLMQEGISYMAGSHIPGVMVNMQRGGPGLGDIGPSQGDYFQAVKGGGHGDHRNLTLAPATAQECYDFMFRAFALAFKYANPVMVLGDAIVGQIKEPVRRVAPADAVSPEALAAMSKDWRLEGFGKRGAGASPRLLKSVYLAEGALAERNRMLMAKHEAMKAECAWECVDVEDAELVVVAFGSIGRIARSAIRQLRAEGHKIGLFRPITLFPFPEEALRAIAPGRRFLVMEQNTGQMVEDVRLALFAQPGITGSSVLWHGIMPGLFIGADALRDPMLQALKEK
- a CDS encoding indolepyruvate ferredoxin oxidoreductase subunit alpha, translating into MSRVVFLEERCKGCRLCVEACPVHILRPSGRFNRQGYEVMEMDGRCIGCASCAIMCPDVAIRVFKGPNKKGGEA